ttttctattttctttttttttcctatggAGAGCAAAATAATTCATTTTCTCCCACCCTGAGATTTCAAGTTAGCTACTCATGTTATAATTTCTGCTATGAGAGTGCAGTTTTTGTGTGGTTTTTTAACTGAACAACAATGttaaaaaaattgtgaatatGAGAGATGTTGATGTTTGAGTCAAATTTCTGACTTTCTTTAACAATAATGTGTTACTCTAAATTAGTATGGTCTTCAATCTTGACTCTAAAAAGAAATAATGGGGGATGGGGTTGAGTACAATTCATAAATAGTGGGAATGAATTCCTGCTTTTTTACCTAACacaatttaatatttttctttttttgaaattgTACTTCAGCTAAGTCACAAAAAGCGAAACCAGTATTTAGATGCACCAATCTAAACATTAAGTTCATCAAATTCAAATGATACCTTGTCCAAATTCACTGATTATGCCtctctaattctaattctttgGACTTCTATTAgaaataaagctttaaaaaatgacaaaagcAGGAAGTAAGTAGGGAACTAACAACCTCCCAGCAAAAATAAGTTTGTCTATCAAACTGCTTTCTGATTTCATAGCCCTGCCAGAGCTATTAGGAAAAGGCTAAATTCAGGAAGTTGCCTTATTTCATATCAGGCTTCTTCTCTTTCTACCTTAACATATTTTGCTCTGATTAGCAGTAAATCTTGGGTGAGGTAGCATCTTCCCTCTCACAGCTGTTTTATCCTTTTCACTGGAAATGATTGGGATGGGACCTTGGACCTGTTGCATACAAAACACTTGTTCTAGCCATCAAACTATAACATGTTCTTATAACAATTGCATCCTATGTTTTTTGTAATTTTAGAACAAAAGGCTTGGGAGAAAAAGTCCTTATGATCAATACAATGTGCTTTCCCCCCACACCCTGTAGATTGTGAAGAATGCCAGGCCAGTGGCAGAGCCTAATGCAGGATTTTGGTCTCAGCTACAGAAATATGAAGACCATTTGCAAAGACAGCAGCAAAGAAGTCTTCCTTCAAATACAATTTCACATAATGAATACATTGATTCTGATTACAACATTGGGAAAATTTAAGATGCTTCTAGGTAGCACTTATATttaatatacttttttaaaaagtcatgggATCACTTACAATATCGTAGTCTTAAGAAACTACAATATCTGAAAACTTCTGTATGGACCTTTCAATAAGGTATAATTCAAATTTCCAAAATCTGCTAAATTTTAAGTATAATTAAAAGCAGCTATAATGGTTTGGCCAAATCTTTTGGAGGGAGAAGTGGCACTTCTGCTTTGAGAACAactttaatataataattaaatgcAATCAGCTAGAAACAAGGTCATAAATCTGACTTTGTGTGGTTTTGGCTTACTCAAGATCATAGGAAGAAAAGGCAGTAGTGATTTCCCAAAAATGATGCCAAGAAAACAGGATGGACTTGTCCATGCAACACCCAGAAGtcaataatctttattgaaaaaTACTTGAGAAATCAGAATTAGCTCCTTCCCACATACTGTATACTCACAATCCTCCAGAATTTTAAGTAATTTTATTCTGCAAATGATCATATCTTTATAAAGTCCCAAAATTATGTGACTTAGTATATTTAGCAAAATAGGAAATACAGTATACCGGTATGTCAATTTACATGATTGTGATTTAAATGTTgttcatgatttttaaaaatatataatgttttattataATATTCAGCACAAAAATGACTACTTAAGGATCTTTCCCTACTGTTCAGCTGAAATGCCATTCATCTATTTTGAGTGGGCAGAAAACCATTTTTGTGAGATGTTCTGTCTCATATGCAATTAATTCCCTTCCTGAGCCTTCCTCCAAGCTCATCAATGTGGGTTACAAATCCCAACAGATTTTGCACATGTTGAGTTTGTTCTTAGTGTCAGAATAGGAGGAAAATACAACATCAATACCAATACAGCTAAGTACAATTTAAACTTTTTGATTGATGAGAAGATGATGGCAGCACCAGATATTGCTACAGCATGGTGCTGTGAATAGACACAAATGGCAGAGCACACTAAGGTAAATGTTACAGAGAAAGAGATGTGTTGTTGGCTGTGCCAAAGTATTACACAAAGATGCTTCACAAACTCTGTAAGCATAAGTGAAACCTCCCTCCATGAAATATTAAAGCACATTATTTGGAAAGCTTTGCAGCTGCTTTAAGAGCTATTTCTGGTTGTTTCTGTGTTGAATGTGTACATACACAGTAACAGGCAACCAGGGAAGGTTTTTCAACAGCTGTTGCAAGCCATCCAGAGGATGCAATGGAGGCTTTAACATTTGAAGGAGATATGGGTTGTGTATGCATTAGCATACTTTACAAAGTGCTCCTTTTGAAAAGTTTGCAGAGCATTGTTTTGAAGTGGCTTAGCAAATGTaattatgttttaaataaaatgttaagcATAATTTTGGCAGGTGTGACGGTCTTAACCTGTTCGATGTAAATTTGTGGTTCATTAATTGTTCCTGAAGCTGCATAACGATATCCATGTTCTCTGTAATCAAAAATAGAGATAAATATGTTACATCTCCCACTATTATAATTGAGCTAGATACAGTAGTATCAAATCCAAAGATGCTCCATATTGTTAAACTAAATAAATGTGAAACTATACATTGTACATTCTGTGCAAATAGTTTAATGAAATAGATACTGTATATCTGAGTAAGACTAAGCTGTTTTCAAGTTTAAAATGAAAAGATCCTGGGAAAATCATCTCCCAGGTTggtttgcatattcaaaatagttttgtttcATAGCTTTGATATTACAGCTTATTTCTTCTTGTGTTGTCAAATTAATCTCATGCTTAATTAAATATCTTTTctctttaatttattatttagtgATTCTTTCTGCATTAATAATTCCTGTTACTTGAGCTTTGTATGCaagatttccattttttttcttttttccttatttttcattGATGTACTGTATATGCAATTGTCACCCCTCTCAAATaagctttcattgtgtcccacaCATTTGGGGTCAATGTTTGTTCCTTTGTATTTTCTTTGGGGGGAAAATCTAGTTCTCTATCTTTGTATAtatgctttttcttttaaaatgttttgattgAGTGACCATCTGGctgtttttcttctccttctccattttattttaaatggatTATGATTGGCCCATTTATTTGGTAAGAtctctatttcttctattttctgttctgcaggcatgtctcaaccgcctgtaattacagggtaattagtccaggaagacacacaccacatgataaaaggaaaacccaaacgtttttgtaaacagaaacagctccctttttaaatgtcaaagggattttctggtacacacaaggcacaggttaaatgcagtccaattgctcacccaataactggaaaattgagtccaattctaaagtccagagagtccacacacactatcctgaacagcaaaaactacgatcttgacgaaacaatgaatcagataaactgccatgaagctaaaacatcagactgcacttttatctgtagcactaattacagcagccccacccaaccacaggtggcctcattttctcttgtaataattcttcagtttttgtctcctatgcatcactctacgcatgcgtggatgtgtcattaattcttgttcagaatccagggatgatacagatgactgatctcctcctgggctgtctgccaaactcccctcttccctgtcactcacgcttccttggtcagaggagacttcgtcggcagattctactgggagcaaaacaggcctgcggcatgtggatgtcttcccccacatccacctccacattccttggggcaggataaTTGGACATTTGTTTGAAAATATAGTATACAAATACATTGATTGTAACTACATAACCGATTATTCCTTATGGTCCAATCATATTCATGTCAATAAACAACCCTCATCATTTCACTGTGATTCcctgtatttatattattttattgatatcACATCTCTTctcaaaaaatatttcacaaaaaatgCGAAATAGGTGGGGTTCATTACTGAACAAGGTACAAAGCTGGACCTTTAAAATGCACTGCTACAAATCATATTTATACCAATGAGTTTTAAAAGATGAATAATTCACCTTAAATACCTTTGATTTCATTTGCGTGATGAACATGTCAATAGAATTCCACCAACTATGGAGAGAAGGGATCCAGTCCAACCTAGATACAGTGCATGTCCCATTTCATATCTAGAAAAAAGTCATACATATCATATTCAAATACCAATACAATCAAATGCTTTGTTGTTATATGTTACAGTTATTGGTACAAGAGAAAGGTGATTTTAGGGAGAAGAAACCTCAAATAACTCCAGGCTACAGATACGTGGAGATGGAAGAATTAAAGGCTGCTTGCACAACTGGGATGAATGCACACAAGTGGGATGATAAAAAAAAAGGCTATAGTGATATGTTCTACCTGTATTACAAAGATCAAGAAAGATGAAGGCGAGTCCTTATTTTCTATGCACTCCAATATGTCCAAGAGACAGACATCAGGTATTAAGAAAACAAAAACCAGTAAGTTTTCCAACCTGGGCATTTTCCATATTTGTAAACTTGCATTCCCAGAATTTTCAGTAGTGGTAAaattgaggaagattgcaatAAAAATGACATCCTTATTGTTAATTGTGTTAATCTTTGTCAACAGACGTAACAAGAAACACAAAGCAATTTTAATGTCAAACTTATTACGGTAGATGTGAATTAGCACCCACAAATGGTTCAATCCCCTGTGCAGTTTGGTAAtgctaaaaaaatacaaaacagaaaTATACAGAAATATTCACTTACTTTGTTCCAGTATAGAAAGGATCAAAAACCTCAGCAATGATATTTACTGCATACCAGGAAAGAGCAACCATTGATGAAAGACCTGGCGGAACAATGCAGATTAAATACAAATGAAAATTACCTGTATTAGGTCCATGCAAGTCATTTGATTAAGACATTTCATCTGCAAACAAAGGATTTTTGAATCTATTCCTTGAGACTACAAAACCACCTCAGATGCTTAAAGGTTGGAAGAAGGTTCTTCAAGGCTCACCCAAAGTCTTTCTATCatacctaaatatatattttgctaGAAAGGACTTAAAATACCATTTCATTTATAAGCATCTCTATGATTTGTACAGACTAGTATGCATATATAATCAAGTTGTCACATAGTTAACAAAATTAAAACATCCGAGGAAAGATCATATGAATGtagtggtattttaaaaaactgaaataaatacTCAGAGAAACCCCATATAATTACTACTCTGAAGTGTTTACACTACATAATTATTTATAGTGTTATTGTATTAATCTTCCAATCAATTGTGATCCTTTTTTGTggatgtattttcttttcttttacattcTTCTTTAATTGTAACATGTCCAAAGTTGTAGAATTGGGCAGCcttgaaattaaaatattaaaattaattaaattactaGCAAAATCTCCCAGAAGAAAAGGAGAATCTGCTTTGCATGacaaaatagaaagaaataggatctaTTGATGCTGACTTCTTTGTGACTCAAAACATCCAATCTTAAGGAGCATATTTGATTTTCATACAAATTGAGAAAAAGACACCAGTGAGTTCGGACTTTTATTCGTTTTTCATTTTGTGAAAATCACTTTTAAATGTCCTGTGTATACCTTCTCTTCAGTACTATTGCAGAGAACTAATGTGACCTATCCTAGAAATAAAAAATTAGCAAAACTGCAAATAAACTTagtacattcatttttttaaaaaacttaatatGTCTGGTCTATTTATCAAAGGTAGACAATTAAAATGTCATAAGCAATTAAGTAAGCATAGCTAAACTGTGTCATAATAACTCAGATTCAGAACACATTATAAGAAAATTATACTTCTATTGCTTTCCAAATAACTCAAAGTTTTCAATTAAccaattttcatatatttttcttttaactgATCCCAACCCCTATTTAATAAAAGGATATGGTCTCACAGGAAACCAGCCAAGaataaataaagttatttctACATAGCTTAAAGAAACTTTCCCTTCATGAATGCCCATTATTAGATTTCTCACCTGCCAAAGCAAATACCATTCCACTCATTATGGAAagctttctttttgctttttcatcaCTGAAAGCAAGCTGAGGGCATTTCAAACTGAGTAATGCCAGCAGAGTTCCCCATAACCCCAACACCAGGGATATAATCATCAGGCCTCGACATACTTGCATAAAAGCtgcaggggagaaaaaaaataccaGAGTTTTTTTATTTTAGTGCAGAGCAAGTGATGGATGTTGCCTATTAATAAAAACTTGACTGGAAGCAAAGTGGACAGCATTTAGAATGTCATTATGGCTTTCTAATGTTCAAGTATCTCTTGCATCTATTATGTTTCAAATTACTTTCTGTGTATTTAACTACTCATGTTGCTATGTGAAAGATGCATAAATAAAAcattgaaagagaaaaataatgtaGTTGGCGACGATACAACCTTTTCCTCAAGCAGATTCCCATCCTCTGTTATTTAGGTAGGGATATAATATTTTTCTCttgatttaagaaaaaaaatgactgaATTTATCATGGGACTTTTCACTGCCCCACTTACATTTCACAACTATTTGCACATCTAGTAACCAGCAAGCTTCAATCGATGAAAACATCAAAGCAGGAACATTAAAATACCTGGAAGAACCAAAGAGCTAAGAGAAAACATACTGTATagctttgttcattcattcattcattcattcattcattcattcattcattcacttattttttatttattttgtcaagcctGTGTAACAGATAtaattataaacatgattatgaatacatgaaatagatacaaataaaaggaaacattaggacagcgatggtaggcacgatggtgcacctatgcacacaccccttacagatgtcttatgaatggggtgaggtcaacagtagacggTCTAAGGTTAATGTTATGTGCTGAAGAGGTTGGGCAATTTTCACTCCAGTCTGACAGGGAAGTAaagtaggaaaattctgattggttccctcccggattggctccctatttaaaccccctgCCTTTTGTATACTGCTTCTGGAAGTCACTCCTTGTaacctaataaagagctgaagtcactccaCCAGTCTCTTGTCTCTTCAGTATCGGAATTCAACAGTCTCTGACAAAATTATTGACCTTTCAAGCTGCAGCTGGTAGAGTACACAGTGTGGCAGGATATTATGCTTCTATGAGTTAATGATAAACCTTGGCTCTacaaactgcattggttgctggttTGTTCGGGGTTCAATTCAATATGGTGACAGTTATCTACAAAGCTCTTAATGGCACGGGACCcaattatttcatatttattgGATGTTTCAGATAATTTTTATGCTGAAAATATAAAATGACAGAGAGGATACTTACACATATAATATGAGCTTGTCTCACAATTGTCCTATTCTGGTCAAATATTCATAAGTTGTGCATAGGATTTGGGGAAGAATCATATGattgaaaattatttttattacagaAAGACAATGTAATTTTAGATTTATGATAATggagttaaaaaaaattatatattgtgATATcttttgggattttttaaaaaattatttgctctttcctctttttttttgtttcttcttatttttctggagtaaagaaaatatattttaatagccTCAGTGGTTCCCATAAAggattctaattttaatgtttatGTCAATGTAAACGTTTTGAAATTCAAGTTCTAAAGTCTTTTATGACATATTAAGGATAGAGTAATTAAAGCCTTTTCTAGCATCTCAtattaaaaaattcaataaaacatGCAAAACAGAAAACATGCACATGGAACAGATATCAGAAAATAGGGAGAATGGCAAGCATTTAAATCTACTTACcctccctactggtttggaagcatCCGATTTGTGCACATGCTTTTGTTTCGCTTGTGCATGCACCACCATCA
This genomic stretch from Erythrolamprus reginae isolate rEryReg1 chromosome 5, rEryReg1.hap1, whole genome shotgun sequence harbors:
- the LOC139167893 gene encoding claudin-15-like, translating into MAGTSCHIPALLLVFLSFLFLLATTASSNWRISTVVNATNWKYEGLWMNCEATSLGFIQCNTFFSLLSSDTFMQVCRGLMIISLVLGLWGTLLALLSLKCPQLAFSDEKAKRKLSIMSGMVFALAGLSSMVALSWYAVNIIAEVFDPFYTGTKYEMGHALYLGWTGSLLSIVGGILLTCSSRK